The following is a genomic window from Crossiella equi.
GTCTTCAACACCTGCGCGGTGCGGGAGAACGCCGACAACCGGCTCTACGGCAACCTCGGTCACCTGCGCCCGGTCAAGGACGCGCACCCGGGCATGCAGATCGCGGTCGGCGGCTGCCTCGCGCAGAAGGACCGCGGCGAGATCGTCAAGCGCGCGCCATGGGTGGACGTGGTGTTCGGCACGCACAACATCGGCTCGCTGCCGGTGCTGCTGGAGCGCGCCCGGCACAACGCCGAGGCCCAGGTCGAGATCCTGGAGTCGCTGGAGACCTTCCCGTCCACGCTGCCCGCGCGCCGCGACTCGGCGCACTCGGCGTGGGTGTCGATCTCGGTGGGCTGCAACAACACCTGCACCTTCTGCATCGTGCCCTCGCTGCGCGGCAAGGAGAAGGACCGCCGTCCCGGCGAGATCCTGGCCGAGGTGCAGGCGCTGGTGGCCGAGGGCGTGCTGGAGGTGACGCTGCTCGGGCAGAACGTCAACTCCTACGGCGTGGAGTTCGGCCAGCGCACCGCCTTCTCCGAGCTGCTGCGCGCCTGCGGCCAGGTCGAGGGCCTGGAGCGCGTGCGCTTCACCTCCCCGCACCCCAAGGACTTCACCGACGACGTCATCGCCGCGATGGCCGAGACGCCGAACGTGTGCCCGCAGCTGCACATGCCGTTGCAGTCCGGTTCGGACCGCGTGCTCAAGGCCATGCGCCGCTCGTACCGCAGCGACCGGTTCCTGTCCATTGTGGACAAGGTGCGCGCGGCCATGCCGGACGCGGCCATCACCACCGACATCATCGTCGGCTTCCCCGGGGAGACCGAGGAGGACTTCCAGGGCACGCTCGACGTGGTCGCCGCCTCCCGCTTCTCCTCGGCGTTCACCTTCCAGTACTCCAAGCGCCCCGGCACCCCGGCGGCGACCATGGCGGACCAGCTGCCCAAGCAGGTCGTGCAGGAGCGCTACGACCGCCTGATCGCGTTGCAGGAGCAGATCTCCTGGGAGCTCAACCGCGAGCAGGAGGGCAGGGTCGTCGAGGTCGTGGTGTCGGAGGGCGAGGGCCGCAAGGACACCGAGACCCGCCGCCTGTCCGGCCGGGCCCGCGACGGCCGCCTGGTGCACTTCAGGACCGACCGCACCGACATCCGGCCCGGGGACGTGGTCACCACCACGGTCACCTACGGTGCGCCGCACAACCTGATCGCGGACAGCGACCTGCTCTCCCACCGCCGCACCCGTGCGGGCGACAACTGGGAAGCCGGGCGCAGGCCGAAGACCTCCGGCGTCACGCTGGGCCTGCCGTCCTTCGGCGCGCCAGCGGTGGCGCCGGCACCAGCGGGAGTGGGCGGATGCAGCGTCAGCCGGTGAAGGACGAGGGGTTCGACGACATGGCCGAGTTCGCCGAGGAGCTCAAGGAAGCCGAACGCGCCGCGCAGCGCCGCATCGACCCGCCGGGCCGCAACGCCATGGTCATCGCGGGCGCGGTGTTCGTGCTGCTGTGCTCGGCGCTGCTGCCCTGGGTGGGCGACGCGGCGGGCTGGCAGGTCGTGCTCGGCCAGACCGACCCGGCGCTGAAGATCGGTGTGCTGCCCCGCGTGTTCGGCGGGTTCGCCATCGTCTTCGGCGTGCTGCTCACCGCGCTCACCCTCAGCGTGCGGTTGTGGGCGATGAGCTGGGCGGCCACCCTGGGCTGCTGGCTGGGCGTGATGTTCGGCCTGCTGTCGGTGTGGACGCGGCAGACCGTGATCGACGCGCCCGGCCCGAACTTCGGGCTGTTCGTGGCGATCCTGCCGCTGGCGGTCCTGGGCACGCAGTGGTTCCGGCTGTCCTGGAACCGGCAGTGAAAGAACTCCTGAGCGTTGACGGCGAATGCCGTAGAAGGTAAAGCCCACTGCCCGCGCGTCCTGAGCGCCGCGCTGGCCACCACGGGGCTGGCCGCCCTGCCCGCGACCGCCGCCGAACAGACCGAAGGCCCCGGCTCTCGCTGCCGGGGCCTTCGTGGCGTGCTCAGTCCTTCTTCTTGCGGAACAGCTTCAGCAGCGGGTCGTACCGCCGGTCCACCACGCGCTCCTTCAACGGGATCAGCGCGTTGTCGGTGATCTTGATGTGCTCCGGGCACACCTCGGTGCAGCACTTGGTGATGTTGCACAGCCCGAGCCCGTGCTGGGACTGCGCGTCGCCGTGTCGGTCCGCGGTGTCCAGCGGGTGCATCTCCAGCTCGGCGATGCGCATGAGGAAGCGTGGCCCGGAGAAGGACTCCTTGTTCTCCTCGTGGTCACGCACGACATGGCAGGTGTTCTGGCAAAGAAAACACTCGATGCACTTGCGGAACTCCTGCGAGCGCTCGACGTCCACCTGCTTCATCCGGTAGTCCCCCGGCGCCACGTCCTTGGGCGGCGCGAACGCCGGGACCTCCCTGGCCTTGACGTAGTTGAAGGACACGTCGGTGACCAGGTCGCGGATGACCGGGAAGGTGCGCATGGGCGTGACCGTGATGGTCTCGTCCTGACCGAAGGTGGACATGCGGGTCATGCACAGCAGGCGCGGCCTGCCGTTGATCTCCGCCGAGCACGAGCCGCACTTGCCCGCCTTGCAGTTCCACCGCACCGCCAGGTCCGGCGCCTGGGTGGCCTGCAGCCGGTGGATGATGTCCAGCACCACCTCGCCCTCGTTGACCTCCACGGTGAAGTCGGTGAGGTCGCCGCCGACGCTGTCGCCGCGCCACACCCGGAACTTCGCCTGGTAGCCCATGTCAGCCCGCCTCTCCGCGGTTGGCCGGATGGCCGCTCAGCTCGTCCTCGGTGTAGTACTTGCGCAGCTCCGCCAGCTCGAACAGCGACAGCAGGTCCTCGCGCATCGGCGCGGGCACCTCCCGGGTGACCTCGACGCCCTCGCCCGCCGCGGCGCACACCAGCAGGCTGTTGCGCCAGTCCGCGGCCATCACCGGGTGGTCGTCGCGGGTGTGCCCGCCCCGGCTCTCGGTGCGGATGAGCGCGGCCCGGGCCACGCACTCGCTGACCACCAGCATGTTCGCCAGGTCCAGGGCCAGGTGCCAGCCGGGGTTGAACTGGCGGTGGCCCTCCACGCCCGCGTGCGCGGCGCGGCGGCGCAGGTCGTCGAGCTTCTTGAGCGCCAGCTCCATCTCCTCGCCCTTGCGGATGATGCCGACCAGGTCGTTCATCACCTGCTGGAGCTCGGTGTGCAGCGTGTACGGGTTCTCCACCGGCCCGTCCACCACGGCGGCGTTGAACGGCGCGAGCGCGGCGGTCGCGGCACTGTCCACATCGGACTGGTGCACCACCGGCCGGGCCTGGCCGAGCCCGGCCACGTACTCCGCCGCGCCCGCACCGGCCCGCCGTCCGAAGACCAGCAGGTCCGACAGCGAGTTGCCACCCAGGCGGTTGGAGCCGTGCATGCCGCCGGAGACCTCACCCGCGGCGAACAGGCCGGGCACGCGGGACTGCCCGGTGTCCGGGTCGACCTGCACCCCGCCCATCACGTAGTGGCAGGTCGGGCCGACCTCCATCGGCTCGGCGGTGATGTCGACGTCGGCCAGCTCCTTGAACTGGTGGTGCATCGACGGCAGCCGCCGGGTGATCTCCTCGGCGGGCAGGCGGCTGGAGACGTCCAGGAAGACCCCGCCGTGCGGCGAGCCCCTACCGGCCTTGACCTCGGAGTTGATCGCGCGGGCCACCTCGTCGCGGGGCAGCAGCTCCGGCGGGCGGAGGTTGTTGTCCGGGTCGGTGTACCAGCGGTCGCCCTCCTCCTCGGTCTTGGCGTACTTGTCCTTGAACACCTCCGGGATGTAGTCGAACATGAACCGGCGGCCCTCGGAGTTGCGCAGCACACCGCCGTCGCCGCGCACCGACTCGGTGACCAGGATGCCCTTCACACTGGGCGGCCAGACCATGCCGGTCGGGTGGAACTGCACGAACTCCATGTTGATCAGCGTGGCGCCCGCGCGCAGGGCAAGGGCGTGCCCGTCGCCGGTGTACTCCCAGGAGTTCGAGGTGACCTTGAACGACTTGCCGATGCCGCCGGTGGCCAGCACCACGGCCGGGGTGTCGAACAGGATGAACCGGCCGGACTCGCGCCAGTAGCCGAACGCGCCGGAGACCCGGTCGCCGTCCTTGAGCAGCTCGGTGACCGTGCACTCGGCGAAGACCTTCAGGCGGGCCTCGTAGTCGCCGTACTCGGCCTTGTCCTCCTGTTGCAGGGAGACGATCTTCTGCTGGAGCGTGCGGATGAGCTCCAGGCCGGTGCGGTCGCCGACGTGCGCCAGGCGCGGGTACTCGTGCCCGCCGAAGTTGCGCTGGCTGATGCGGCCGTCCTTGGTGCGGTCGAACAGGGCGCCGTAGGTCTCCAGCTCCCACACCCGCTGCGGCGCCTCCTGCGCGTGCAGCTCGGCCATCCGCCAGTTGTTCAGGAACTTGCCGCCCCGCATGGTGTCGCGGAAGTGCACCTTCCAGTTGTCACCGGAGTTCACATTGCCCATGGCCGCGGCGATACCGCCCTCGGCCATCACCGTGTGCGCCTTGCCGAACAGGGACTTGCACACGATGGCCACGCGCAGGCCGTGCTCCCTGGCCTCGATGGCCGCACGCAAACCGGCGCCTCCGGCACCGATCACCACGACGTCGTAGCTGTGCCGTTCGACTTCACTCATGCGTTGTCAGATCCCCTGAGGTCAGTTGAAGAGGCGCAGGTCGGTGAGCGCACCGCTCGCGACGAGCGCGACGTACAGGTCCGTCAGCCCGACCGAGGCCAGTGAGGCCCAGGCCAGCTGCATGTGCCTGCCGTTGAGCTTGGACACCTTGGTCCACAGCCAGTAGCGCACCGGGTGCTTGGAGAAGTGGGTGAGCTTGCCGCCGATGATGTGGCGGCACGAGTGGCAGGACACCGTGTACGCCCAGATCAGCGCGACGTTGACCACCATGATCACCGAGCCGAGGCCGATGCCGAAGCCGCCGTCCTGGCCGTGGAAGGAGATCACCGCGTCCCAGGTGAGCACGCCGGCCACCGGGATCGCCGCGTAGAAGAAGTACCGGTGGATGTTCTGCACGATCAGCGGGAACCGCGTCTCACCGGTGTACTTCGCGTGCGGCTCGGCCACCGCGCAGGCCGGGGGCGAGAACCAGAACGCCCGGTAGTAGGCCTTGCGGTAGTAGTAGCAGGTCAGCCGGAAGCCCAGCACGAACGGCAGGACGAACAGCGGGGGCGTGACCAGGAAGCCGAGGTCCGGGAACCACTGGCCGAAGTGCGACGATCCGGCGACGCAAGCCTCGGACAGGCAGGGCGAGTAGAACGGCGCCAGGTACTGGTACTCGGGCACCCAGTACGCGGTGTTCATGAAGGTGCGGACCAGGCCGTACACGATGAAGACGGTCAGCCCGGTGAAGGTGAGCAGCGGCGAGAGCCACCACCGGTCGGTGCGCAGCGTCCGTGCGTCGATGCGCGCCCGACCGGCGGTGTTGTCGGAAACCGTCATGGAGTCCCTTGGTCGCTGGTGTCCGCGTCGTTGCGAGTCAGCGTTCGTCTGGCTCTCCGTGCAGCAGGCGTGCCGCTACCGGTGCGCCCGGTAGCCGCCCACCCCCTCGTCATCGGCCCCGCGCCACAGGTCGGGGTCGTACGGGGTGTCGGAGACGACGACCATCTCTCGTTCTGCGGCCGACCTGGGGGTCGGCAGCCCGGAGAGTTCGGCGGCATCGATGTCGAGCCGGTCGACGTCGTTGGCGATCCGGCGGACCGCCGTGGTGTCGCCGTAACGCAGCCGCAGCTGGGTCAGGCTCTGGCGCAGTTCACCGATCGCCTTCTGCAAAGCCGCCAGTTCCGTGTCCGGCATACCGAACACCTCCCTCGACGCGTCGTGGTGGTGTGGCAGATGCTGCCCCCACCGAGGGTCGTGTGACAAGGCCCACACGCCAGGATTCATCCCTTGATCGCACGCCACGCGCATCCGGGCGCCATCCGGGCGGTTCACGCTTCTGTATCGGTTTTGTTGTTACCGGGGAGTTACGCCTATCGTGTGACGCGTACAACTGACTGCCAGTTACGCGGCGCCAAAGTCGTCTCCGCGGGGTCCCACCAGACCCAGTGAACCGACGAGGAGCCACGGCATGAGCCAGCTTCATCCGGTGATCGCGGACGTCACCGCCCGGATCACCGAGCGCAGTGCGCGTTCCCGCGCCGCCTACCTGCGCCGCGTCACCGCCGCGGCGGGCGAGGGCCCCGCCCGCGGCAGCCTCGGGTGCAGCAACCTCGCGCACGGTTTCGCGGGCATCACGGGCCCGGACAAGGCGCTGCTGCGGGCCAACCGGGCACCGGGCGTGGCCATCGTGTCCAGCTACAACGACATGCTCTCCGCGCACAAGCCGTTCGCCGACTACCCCGAGCAGATCAAGGCCGCGGTGCGCGCGGCGGGCGGGGTCGCCCAGTTCGCCGGGGGTGTGCCCGCCATGTGCGACGGCATCACCCAGGGCCGGGGCGGCATGGAGCTGTCGCTGTTCAGCCGCGAGGTCATCGCCATGGCCACCGGTGTCGCGCTCTCGCACGAGATGTTCGACGGCGCCCTGCTGCTCGGCGTGTGCGACAAGATCGTGCCCGGCCTGCTGATCGGCGCGCTCGCCTTCGGGCACCTGCCCACGATCCTCATCCCGGCCGGTCCGATGGCCTCCGGCCTGGCCAATGGCGAGAAGGCCCGCGTGCGGCAGCTCTTCGCCGAGGGCAAGGCCACCCGCGAGGACCTCCTGGAGGCCGAGGCCGCCTCCTACCACTCGCCCGGGACCTGCACCTTCTACGGCACGGCCAACTCCAACCAGCTCGTGGTCGAGGTGATGGGCCTGCACCTGCCCGGCGCCTCGTTCGTCCCGCCGGACACCGCGCTGCGCACCGCGCTCACCGAGCACGCCGCCCGGCGTGTGGTGGAGCTGGCGCACGGGCGTGGCGAGTTCACGCCGATCGGCGAGGTGGTGGACGAGAGGTCCGTGGTCAACGGCGTGGTCGCGCTGCTGGCCACCGGCGGGTCGACCAACCACACCCTGCACCTGCCCGCGATCGCCGCGGCCGCGGGCATCCAGCTGACCTGGGACGATTTCAGCGACCTGTCGCGAGTGGTGCCCTTGCTCGCGCGGATCTACCCGAACGGCGCCGCCGACATCAACCACTTCCACGCCGCGGGCGGGGTGCCGTACCTGGTGGGCGAGCTGCTCGACGCCGGGCTGCTGCACCGCGACGTGCGCACCGTGGCCGGCCCCGGCCTGCACCGGTACCGGCAGGAGCCCTACCTGGACGGCGACGGGCTGGCCTGGCGGGACGCGCCGCGGACGAGCCAGGCGCCCGAGGTGCTGACCGGCGTGCGCGAGCCGTTCTCCGCCGACGGCGGGCTGCGCGTGCTGCACGGCAACCTCGGCCAGTCGGTGATCAAGGTGTCCGCGGTCAAGCCCGAGCACCGGGTGGTCATGGCGCCCGCGCGCGTGTTCACCGACCAGCACTCCTTCGCCGAGGCCTTCGCCCGGGGCGAGGTCGACGGGGACGTCGTGGTGGTCGTGCGCAACCAGGGGCCGCGCGCCAACGGCATGCCGGAGCTGCACGGGCTGACCCCGGCGCTGGGCGTGCTGCAGGACCGGGGGCACCGGGTCGCGCTGGTCACCGACGGCCGGATGTCCGGCGCCTCGGGCAAGATCCCGGCCGCCATCCAGGTCACGCCCGAGGCCGCGGTCGGCGGTCTGCTGAACCGGGTCCGCGACGGTGACATGATCCGCCTGGACGCCGAGGCCGGGATCCTGGAGGTCCTCGTGCCCGACGCCGAGCTGGCCGCCCGCGCGGTCGTGGACGGTCCGCCCGCCGACGAGGAGTGGGTGGGCGTGGGCCGCGAGCTGTTCGGCGCGCTGCGCGGCGCGGTCGGCCCGGCCAGCCAGGGCGCCAGCGTGTTCCCCCTGCCGTCCCCGGCAGGCACACCCATGGAGGTAGTTCAGTGACCACCGCACGGGAGCTCCTGTCCGTCTCCCCCGTCATCCCGGTCGTCGTCATCGATGACATCGCGCACGCGGTGCCTCTCGCGCGAGCCCTGGTGCGCGGTGGGATCCGGGTCATCGAGGTGACGCTGCGCACCGAGGCGGGGCTGCCCGCGATCGAGCGCATCGCGGCCGAGGTGCCGGACATCCTGGTGGGCGCGGGCACGGTGATCACGCCGGAGCAGGCCGAGGCGTCGGTGAAGGCGGGCAGCTCGTTCCTGGTCACCCCGGGCACCACCGACCGGCTGCTGGACGCCCTGGAGGGTTCGGGGGTGCCGTTCCTGCCGGGTGCGGCGACGATCTCGGAGGCGTTGAAGCTGTCCGAGCGGGGGCACGAGACGCTGAAGTTCTTCCCGGCCGAGCAGAGCGGTGGCACGCCGTTCCTCAAGGCGCTCAGCGGTCCGCTGCCCGGGCTGCGGTTCTGCCCGACCGGGGGCATCACGCCCACCAGCGCGCGCGGTTACCTGGCGCTGCCCAACGTCGGCTGCGTCGGCGGATCGTGGCTGACGCCCAAGGACGCGCTGGCCGCCGGGGACTGGGCGACGGTGGAACGCCTTGCGGCGGAAGCGCTTTCGCTGGGCTGAGCTCCGCGGATGCCCTGTACCCGTTGTGCGGCAACGGGTACAGGGCATTCCTTTGAACACCAACGGAACCGGGTGAGCGACCGCCACCCGTCAGGGGGCGCCCACCCCACCGGAGTCACTCCGGGTGCCGGGAACCCCTTCCCCCTATGGGGATTTCCCGTGCCCAACGGGCACACCACCACACCTTCCGCTGAATCCCGTGCCTCCGGCCATTCCTCCCCACCCCTCCCCAATACATTTGCCCCATGTCCTCCCATCCCCCCTCCATCCGCGCCCGGGCCTTGGGCGCCGAACTGCGCCGCAAGCGCGAACAGGCCGGGTACTCCGGCATGGACCTGGCCCGCCGCACCGGGTGGTCGCACAGCAAGATCTCCCGTCTGGAGAGCGGCGACCGGGGCACCACGGTCGCCGACATCGCCTACCTGCTGGGCTTCTTCGGCTGCTCCGACGCCGAGACCGCCCGCCTGCTCGACCTGTTGCGCGACGCGCCGGAGGGGGTGTGGGCGTGCCCGCGCCCGCGCACCCCACCGGCCCACGAGGCCTCCGCGATCCAGGCCTACGCCCCGCTGCTGGTCCCGCCGCTGCTGCGCACCGAGGCCTATACCGAGGCCCTGGGCCACCCACCGGCCGCGTCCTCCCCGCTGCACCGGGCCTACCCGCCCACGGCGCACTTCCACCTCGACGAAGCGGCGCTGCACCGCCGGGTGGGCACCCCGGAGACCATGCACGACCAGCTGCTGCACCTGGTCTTCGCCAGCAACTGGCCCCACGTCGCCATCCGGGTCATCCCCCTGTCCGCGGGCGCCCACGCGGGCCTGTCGGGCGAGTTCAGCCTGCTCCGCTACGGCCAGGACCGCCCGGTGGTCCACCTCCCCCAGGAAACCCAGGACCTGTACCTGGAATCCGCCCCGGACATCGCCACCTACCGCAACATCCTGGCCGAGCTCGACCACATCGCCCTCTCCCCCACCGACACCCGCACCCTGCTCACCACCCTGGCCGCCACCACCGCCACCACCGCCACCGCCGCCTGACCCCCGGAGGCCCGGACGACCGGGCGGCGGGGGCCAGGCGACGGTGGCGGCCGAACACCCCGGGCAGCGACGGCCCGGGCAGCGGGGCTCGGGCGAACCTTCGCCCGATGCCCGGCCAGCGGAGATCCCGCTGGGCCGGGGCCCGCGTACCCGGCTGCCGTCAGCGGGTGTTCCGAGCCCGGGCAAGCGCGGCCACCCGGCCGCACCGTATGGGCTCCTGACCTCGGCTGATCGTCTGTGCCCGCCTGGCACAGGCCCTGGGGTCACTCGATTCGGGGACTTCCGGAGAAAGTTGGCGATGATCGGCAACCAACGCCCGGGCTGTTGCGTGTCAGGGGAGAAGCCAGCGCCACAGAACTTCCCCCGGGGGTGCACCATGACCGAGGTCGCGGAGTCCGTCTCCGCAGTTGCGGATCTCGCCCAGCTGCGCGTGCTGACCGCGCACGGGTATCGCTCGTTGCGGCTCGGCATGGGAGAGGCCGAGGCCATGGCGACCGGGTTGCTCACCGGTGAGGACACCAGCGGGGTGTGCCGGTTCTACCGGTTCGTCCACACCGAGGGCAGCCAGCCCAAGACCAGTGGGGTGTTCATCTCGCCCACCAACGGGGTGGTCATGATCGGGGGCACCTCGAAGATGCTGACGCCGCAGGGAGTGTGGCGCGGCAGTGAGCTCGCCGACCTGCGCGACGCCTACCCCGTGCTGCGCCGCGACCGGCTGTGCGACTGGATCTACCGGGCCGCCGCGCCCGGCAACCCGCGCGCCCACTACTGGTTCACCGTCGAGGGCGGGCGGGTCACCGACTTCGGGCTGCAGGCCAGCGAGCTGTGAGCCCCGGCTCGGTCTAGGAGTACTGGAGCAGGGCCAGGGCCTCCGGGACCGAGTCGACCACCGGGCGGCCGGTGACCTCGAGTTTGCGCCGCGTCATCATCCCGGTGGTGACCAGGACGCAGGAGGTACCGGCCGCCTCGGCGGCGTCGGAGTCGTCCACCACGTCACCGATCAGCACCACCTCCGCCGGGTCCAGGGCCAGGGCGTCCAGGTGGGCGACCAGGTGCTCGGCCTTCGAGCCGCCACCCGTCTGGATCCGCAGGCCGTCGACCCGGGCGAAGAGGTCGCTCAGGCCGAACTGGGTGACCAGCGGGACCAGCTCGTGGTGGAACCACATGGACAGCAGGGACTGCGTGCCGCCGGTGGCCGCCCAGGTGTGCAGCGCGTCCGGCACGCCCGTGGCCAGGCCGCACGTGTCCAGGACCTCGCGGTAGGCCTCGTGGTAGGTCTTGTCCAGGTGGCCCCAGTCCTCGTCGGTGAGCTGCCGTTCCAGCAGCGCCGAGTAGCAGGCCAGCAGCGGCCGGGAGAAGGTCTCCCGCCAGTGGTCCAGGGTGATCGCGGGTCGGCCGAAGCTGGCGCAGACCTGGTTCACCGAGTCGAGTACCGCGTGGTTGTCGTCGAGCAGCGTGCCGTTCCAGTCCCAGACGATGTGCTTCACCGGCGGATCATATGCCGACAGACTGGGACGCCCGTACCGGTTTTCAGCCGCGCGCGTTCAGCCGCGCCGCCTGCCGGGTGAGGTGGCCGCGCTCGGCCAGGTTGGTCGCCTGGGCCGCCGCCTCCGCGTACAGCTTCGCCGCCTCGGCCAGGTCGCCATCGCGTTCCCGCAGGTAGGCGGCCACCGCGCGGTACCTCGGCAGCTCCGGGTCCACCTGCGCCAGCGCCGCCAGCCCGGCCCGCGCGCCGTCCGCCTCGCCGACCGCCACCGCGCGGTTGAGCCGCACCACCGGGTTGTCGGTCAGGCCGACCAGCTCGTCGTACCACTCCACGATCTGCACCCAGTCGGTCTCCGCCGCCCGGGGCGCGTCCGCGTGCAGCGCCGCGATCGCCGCCTGCGCCTGGAACTCGCCCAGCCGGTCCCGGGCCAGCGCCGCCTGCAGGACGGCCACGCCCTCGGCGATCAGCGTGGTGTCCCAGCGGGTCCGGTCCTGCTCGGCCAGCGGGACCAGGCTGCCGTCCGGTGCGGTGCGGGAGGCGCGCCGCGCGTGGTGCAGCAGCATCAGCGCCAGCAGCCCGGCAACCTCCGGGTGGTCGATCACCGTGGCCAGCTGCCGGGTGAGCCGGATGGCCTCGGCGGCCAGGTCGACGTCCCCGGAGTAGCCCTCGTTGAACACCAGGTACAGCACGCGCAGCACGGTGGCGACGTCGCCGGGCTGGTCGAACCGCACCCCGCCGACCGTGCGCTTGGCCCGGCTGATGCGCTGGGCCATGGTCGCCTCGGGCACCAGGTAGGCCTGCGCGATCTGCCGGGTGGTCAGCCCGCCGACCGCGCGCAGCGTGAGCGCGACCGCCGAGGACGGCGTCAGCGACGGGTGCGCGCACAGGAAGTACAGCTGGAGCGTGTCCTCGGCGGCCGGTACCGGGCCCGGCGCGGGCTCGGTGTGCACGGTGTCCTCCCGGCGGCGCCGCGCGGTGTCCGCCCGGGCCACGTCGAGGAACTTGCGCCAGGCCACCGTGACCAGCCAGCCCTTGGGGTCCGAGGGCTCCCCCGCGGGCCAGGTGCGCACCGCCTCGACCAGCGCCTCCTGCACGGCGTCCTCGGCCGAGGCGAAGTCGGCGCCGCGGCGGACGAGGATGCCGAGCACCCCGGGTGTGAGGGCGCGGAGCAGGGCTTCGTTCACCGGGGTGCCCACTCAGCGGAACCGGGCTCGGAACCGGGCGGCGAGGTGTAGAAGGGACGCACCTCCAACCACTCGTGGATCGGCTCGCCACCCGCGCCCGGAGCGGCCGACAGCTCCCCGGCCAGCTCGACCGCACGCTCCTCGCTGGCCACGTCGATCACCATCCACCCCGCGATGAGGTCCTTGGTCTCGGCGAACGGGCCGTCGGTGACCGGCGGACGGCCCTCGCCGTCGTAGCGCACC
Proteins encoded in this region:
- a CDS encoding RNA polymerase sigma factor, coding for MNEALLRALTPGVLGILVRRGADFASAEDAVQEALVEAVRTWPAGEPSDPKGWLVTVAWRKFLDVARADTARRRREDTVHTEPAPGPVPAAEDTLQLYFLCAHPSLTPSSAVALTLRAVGGLTTRQIAQAYLVPEATMAQRISRAKRTVGGVRFDQPGDVATVLRVLYLVFNEGYSGDVDLAAEAIRLTRQLATVIDHPEVAGLLALMLLHHARRASRTAPDGSLVPLAEQDRTRWDTTLIAEGVAVLQAALARDRLGEFQAQAAIAALHADAPRAAETDWVQIVEWYDELVGLTDNPVVRLNRAVAVGEADGARAGLAALAQVDPELPRYRAVAAYLRERDGDLAEAAKLYAEAAAQATNLAERGHLTRQAARLNARG
- a CDS encoding YciI family protein, which gives rise to MAKYLLLKHYRGAPAAVNNVMMEHWTPEEVTAHIQYMRDFADRLRVTGEFVDENALAPEGMWVRYDGEGRPPVTDGPFAETKDLIAGWMVIDVASEERAVELAGELSAAPGAGGEPIHEWLEVRPFYTSPPGSEPGSAEWAPR